One Thermoplasma volcanium GSS1 genomic window carries:
- a CDS encoding (Fe-S)-binding protein, giving the protein MDEDYVKKQEATIRNVLVKNLMESYVPFPLDKKIATQWAYAINVPRGGSTIIYTSYMYQMANVFKSYEKYVPTFGSLGSSKIIASIGAKLIKPKEEDIKRFNAILQNIYRIVKRSNENIGYLYEEEPYSGSLLYELGFMDEFKEYGKKVFELFKQHKVSNIITIDPHTTNTLTNLKKYIGFDIPFTPYLNLIKEAKGTGKFVLHDSCLYSRFLGMYESIRTTIRSAGVELVEDPTVTGKGAGFCCGGPVGPLNDKLSNEIAKARAETLTSVNKDVLVACPLCYANLSEFCNVKDIAEVIA; this is encoded by the coding sequence TTGGACGAAGACTATGTAAAGAAGCAGGAAGCTACCATAAGAAATGTCCTTGTAAAGAACCTAATGGAAAGTTACGTCCCTTTTCCTCTCGACAAAAAGATCGCAACACAATGGGCTTACGCCATAAATGTTCCGAGAGGTGGTTCGACAATTATTTACACATCTTACATGTATCAAATGGCGAATGTATTCAAATCATACGAAAAGTATGTGCCTACATTTGGTTCCCTTGGGTCTTCAAAAATAATAGCTTCAATAGGAGCAAAACTTATAAAGCCGAAGGAAGAGGATATAAAAAGGTTCAATGCAATACTTCAGAATATATACAGAATAGTGAAGAGAAGTAATGAAAATATAGGGTATCTTTACGAAGAGGAGCCTTATAGCGGATCTTTACTCTATGAGCTTGGGTTCATGGACGAATTCAAAGAATACGGCAAAAAGGTATTTGAACTCTTTAAGCAGCATAAAGTATCAAACATAATAACAATAGATCCGCATACCACAAATACTCTAACAAACCTAAAAAAATACATCGGCTTTGATATTCCGTTTACTCCCTATTTAAACTTGATAAAGGAAGCGAAAGGTACCGGAAAATTCGTCCTTCATGATTCCTGCCTATATTCCCGTTTCCTCGGTATGTACGAAAGCATAAGAACGACGATAAGATCAGCCGGTGTCGAACTAGTAGAGGATCCCACGGTCACTGGAAAGGGCGCGGGTTTCTGCTGTGGTGGGCCAGTAGGGCCGCTTAACGATAAATTAAGCAATGAAATTGCAAAGGCAAGGGCTGAAACACTAACATCCGTGAATAAAGATGTACTCGTAGCGTGTCCTCTTTGCTATGCAAACTTATCCGAGTTCTGTAATGTTAAGGATATAGCGGAGGTGATTGCATGA
- a CDS encoding MFS transporter produces MHTIIATYLGWSLDAFDFFLITFVMLAIAKTFNVALIVVTLSITLTLSMRFIGSLFFGPIGDKYGRKITMIISLLFLAFFDTLVAFSPTITIFLILRALYGFGMGGEWGSGFALAMESLPAKARGWVSGLIQGGYPTGYLLAAVVYLAIYPRFGWRPMFFFAALPAIAVIYIMLTTRESPVYAEYKERASFKKTLTTIGKNWKLFVYLSILLIGMNFVSHSTQDLYPTFLEHQLKFSPTYAASIAIAYNAAAIVGGILSGIISQNTRLGRKWNAVAFLAVGIVISPLWAFPQLFGHSSLIYMAFLAPVVMQFIVQGAWAMPGVYMNERSPAEARATIPGVAYMVGVMVTSTAASIEVAVSSMFSDNYSYSLLLLVLIVFPLTMVAWALGKESKNARLDVSSPS; encoded by the coding sequence ATGCATACTATAATAGCTACGTATCTGGGTTGGTCGCTTGATGCATTTGATTTCTTCCTTATAACGTTTGTTATGCTAGCGATAGCCAAAACCTTCAATGTAGCGTTAATAGTAGTTACGTTGAGTATAACACTAACTCTATCGATGAGGTTCATCGGCTCACTATTCTTTGGCCCTATCGGAGATAAATACGGGAGAAAGATAACTATGATAATAAGCCTGCTTTTCCTTGCATTCTTTGACACCCTTGTTGCATTTTCACCAACCATAACAATATTTCTTATACTGAGAGCATTGTACGGTTTCGGTATGGGAGGTGAATGGGGATCTGGATTTGCCCTTGCAATGGAATCCCTCCCAGCAAAGGCTAGAGGTTGGGTTTCCGGCTTAATACAGGGCGGATATCCAACTGGTTACCTTCTCGCAGCCGTAGTTTATCTTGCGATTTATCCAAGATTCGGCTGGAGGCCTATGTTCTTCTTTGCGGCCCTGCCAGCCATTGCAGTTATCTACATAATGCTCACAACAAGGGAAAGCCCCGTGTACGCAGAGTACAAAGAAAGAGCCTCCTTTAAGAAGACATTGACTACCATAGGGAAAAACTGGAAACTGTTCGTATATCTTTCGATACTCCTCATTGGAATGAACTTCGTTTCCCACTCTACTCAGGACCTTTATCCTACGTTCCTGGAGCACCAGCTCAAATTTTCTCCTACATACGCAGCTTCTATAGCTATAGCGTATAACGCAGCGGCAATAGTTGGAGGGATCTTATCAGGCATCATATCTCAGAACACTAGGCTCGGCAGGAAGTGGAACGCTGTCGCTTTTTTGGCTGTTGGTATAGTCATATCACCGCTTTGGGCCTTTCCACAATTGTTCGGACATAGTTCACTTATATACATGGCGTTCCTGGCCCCAGTTGTTATGCAGTTCATAGTACAGGGCGCTTGGGCGATGCCAGGAGTATACATGAATGAGAGATCACCTGCTGAAGCTAGGGCAACCATACCTGGTGTTGCCTACATGGTTGGGGTTATGGTAACATCAACTGCCGCCTCCATAGAAGTTGCGGTATCATCGATGTTCTCCGATAACTATTCCTACTCTTTGCTTTTACTGGTGCTTATAGTTTTCCCATTAACAATGGTTGCTTGGGCATTGGGAAAGGAAAGCAAAAACGCCAGGTTGGACGTTTCAAGTCCATCCTGA
- a CDS encoding (Fe-S)-binding protein gives MELLIQEAGKCVNCGFCESVCPTLPASSFIASIGARGRVDIAKFVYKNGTVIDPSTSFYSCVDCYACVAVCPAGVNAGKVSEIGRQIVAKSGNAPEVAKMIVQITMLYKNPLAVREMCAKWATGIDFDKSSTILYTGNMYQLMAYLKSFSRVRKMIGSYDAKFARLIRERPSLIRALSRMYDRKMMDQMSIYLRNIVNALKKAGIKFGYLGEEEPYPGTFIYDLGFMDDFVSYAQYVSNLFREHGVERIITVDPHTYELLKYIYPRYVKFDFDVVYYLELIEPKKLEGRYAVHTPCHFSRYFDFTSFISKFIDVSPDTGQTKCCGGPDELLFPQISENISQRRFSELKAEGLPIITACPICYANLAKDDTVYDISALI, from the coding sequence ATTCAGGAAGCCGGAAAATGCGTAAATTGCGGTTTCTGCGAATCAGTGTGCCCTACGCTCCCTGCATCCAGTTTCATAGCCAGCATCGGCGCAAGGGGAAGAGTAGATATTGCAAAATTCGTCTACAAAAACGGCACGGTAATTGATCCATCGACTAGCTTCTACTCTTGCGTAGATTGCTACGCCTGCGTAGCGGTATGCCCGGCTGGCGTCAATGCAGGCAAAGTCAGTGAAATAGGAAGGCAGATAGTAGCAAAATCAGGAAACGCCCCTGAAGTTGCGAAGATGATAGTCCAGATAACTATGCTGTACAAGAATCCCCTGGCAGTTAGGGAGATGTGCGCTAAATGGGCTACTGGTATCGATTTTGATAAAAGTTCGACGATATTATACACTGGCAACATGTACCAACTTATGGCTTACTTAAAATCTTTCTCCCGGGTTAGGAAGATGATCGGAAGCTATGACGCTAAGTTCGCTCGGCTAATAAGGGAGAGGCCCTCGTTGATAAGGGCCCTAAGTAGAATGTACGATAGGAAGATGATGGATCAAATGAGCATTTACTTGAGAAATATAGTAAACGCTCTTAAGAAAGCCGGAATAAAGTTCGGGTATCTTGGAGAGGAAGAGCCTTATCCAGGTACTTTCATCTATGACCTCGGCTTTATGGACGACTTCGTGTCGTACGCACAATACGTCTCGAATTTATTTAGGGAACACGGCGTTGAAAGGATAATAACGGTAGACCCACACACATACGAGCTTCTAAAATATATATATCCTAGGTATGTGAAGTTTGATTTTGATGTAGTTTACTACCTTGAGCTCATAGAACCAAAGAAGCTCGAAGGCAGGTATGCTGTGCATACTCCATGCCACTTTTCCAGATATTTCGATTTCACATCGTTCATCTCTAAATTTATCGACGTCTCTCCGGACACAGGTCAAACTAAATGCTGCGGCGGCCCAGACGAACTTCTATTTCCTCAGATATCAGAAAATATTTCACAGAGGCGCTTTTCCGAATTAAAGGCTGAGGGGTTGCCCATCATCACTGCATGTCCAATATGTTATGCTAATCTGGCAAAGGACGACACTGTATACGACATTTCCGCTCTCATTTGA